A single window of Athene noctua chromosome 1, bAthNoc1.hap1.1, whole genome shotgun sequence DNA harbors:
- the MAP1LC3C gene encoding microtubule-associated protein 1 light chain 3 gamma, with protein sequence MQAAVGAQPVRPFKLRKSFATRREEVAGIRAKFPTKIPVIVERYHKEKYLPLLDKTKFLVPEELTMTQFITIIRSRMALTATQAFYLLVNNKSLASMSLTMAEVYRDYKDEDGFVYMTYASQEMFGCFVPTAQGKTMECRQKT encoded by the exons ATGCAGGCGGCTGTTGGGGCGCAGCCGGTCAGGCCCTTCAAGCTGAGGAAGAGTTTCG CCACCCGGCGGGAAGAAGTAGCAGGGATCCGGGCGAAGTTCCCAACGAAAATCCCG GTAATCGTTGAGAGATACCATAAAGAGAAATACCTTCCTCTGTTGGACAAAACCAAGTTCCTTGTTCCCGAGGAGCTGACCATGACACAGTTCATAACCATCATCAG AAGCAGGATGGCTCTAACTGCCACACAAGCTTTCTACCTGCTGGTGAACAACAAAAGCCTGGCCAGTATGTCCTTGACAATGGCAGAAGTGTACAGGGACTACAAAGATGAAGATGGCTTTGTGTATATGACATATGCTTCCCAGGAGATGTTTGGATGCTTTGTACCCACTGCTCAAGGGAAAACTATGGAATGCCGTCAAAAAACTTAA